The Longimicrobium sp. genomic sequence ACGCTGATCACGCGGAACGCAGCGGTGGCCACGCTGGAGGGAGCGCCGGTGGTGCGGGCGCGCGGCAACGGGAGCACCTTCCTGGTGGCGACGGTGCAGGGCGTGTCGGACAGCATTCCCATCGTGGTGCAGCAGGTGGTCGCGGCCGTCGGAGTCGCCCCCGCTTCGGCTTCCATCCTGGTCGGGGACACGGTGCGCTACCGCGCGACGGCGGTGGACTCGTCGGGCGCGCCCGTGACGAACGCGCAGTTCACCTGGCGCACGGGCTCGGCCGCCGTCGCCACGGTGGACGCGACGGGGCTGGTGAGGGGCACGGGCATGGGCACCACCACGGTGTTCGCTGCCTCCGGCGGTGTGGAGGCGAGCGCGACCGTCACGGTGCGGGCGACCTTCACTGCGACGGCGCTGGATGCCGGCGCCTTCCACACCTGTGCGATCAACCAGGGGGCCACGTACTGCTGGGGCTCCAACGCGACGCGGCAGTTCGGCACCGACGCGCCAACCACGGGGACCCCGCAGCGGGTGGGCGCTGAAGTCACACTGCAGCTCGCCGCAGGCGGCCCGGGGATCGATTCGCCCCACCCGGTCGGCCAGACTTGCGCCAGGACCGGGAACTTCGTGCTGTGCTGGGGGAACGACATCATGCGCCAGCTCAGCGGCCCACCGGGCACGGAGAACTGCCGCTTGAGCCCGAGCTACTCATACCCCTGCCGCACGACGCCGGCGACGGTCACCCCGCTCGCTCCCACCTCGGTGTTCATCACCTCCGGCGCGCTTCACAGCTGTTCGGTCGACTCGTCCGGGGCAGCGTCGTGCTGGGGGAGCAATCGCTTCGGCGAGCTCGGTACGTCCGAGCCCGTGACCACCCAGTGCACGGTGGAGGGCCCGTCCGGAGCGCAGGCTCCGTGCAGCGGCACGCCGCTGCCGGTGGCCGGCGGCATCCAGTTCAGGGAGATCTCGGCGGGCGCGTCGTTCACCTGCGCACTGTCGACCTCGAACACCGCGTTCTGCTGGGGGAACAACTCGAACGGACAGCTCGGCACCCCCACGCCCTCCACTACCAGTCCCACACCGGTTGCGGTGACCGGCGGGACGCAGCTCACGCAGATCAGCAGCGGCACCTCTCACAGCTGCGCCGTCAGGGCGGACGGGCGCATCCTGTGCTGGGGCGCGGGCGGCTCGGGCCAGCTCGGCAACGGGAGCACCTCCAACAGCACCACCCCGGTGCAGGTCGCGAGCAGCCTGACCTTCCGCTCGGTGACCGCCGGCACGGCGCACACCTGCGCCATCACCACGGGCGGGGCCGCGTACTGCTGGGGGAGCAACACCAACGGCAAGCTGGGAGCGGGGCCGGACGTGTCGCAGTCGTCGGTACCCATCGCGGTGGCGGGCGGGTTCTCGTACTCCACCATCTCGGCCGGCGTGGATCACACCTGCGGCATCGCCACGCCGTCCAACGAGGTGTTGTGCTGGGGCTCGCGCAACCAGGGCCAGGTCGGCGGCACGCCTACAGTCGGGGCCTACTTCACCCCACAGCGCGTACCGCCGC encodes the following:
- a CDS encoding Ig-like domain-containing protein, with amino-acid sequence VTFTASVGTGTAARVIINPRSLRFTTLGRQEQVTITAVDVYGNQIFAPATLITRNAAVATLEGAPVVRARGNGSTFLVATVQGVSDSIPIVVQQVVAAVGVAPASASILVGDTVRYRATAVDSSGAPVTNAQFTWRTGSAAVATVDATGLVRGTGMGTTTVFAASGGVEASATVTVRATFTATALDAGAFHTCAINQGATYCWGSNATRQFGTDAPTTGTPQRVGAEVTLQLAAGGPGIDSPHPVGQTCARTGNFVLCWGNDIMRQLSGPPGTENCRLSPSYSYPCRTTPATVTPLAPTSVFITSGALHSCSVDSSGAASCWGSNRFGELGTSEPVTTQCTVEGPSGAQAPCSGTPLPVAGGIQFREISAGASFTCALSTSNTAFCWGNNSNGQLGTPTPSTTSPTPVAVTGGTQLTQISSGTSHSCAVRADGRILCWGAGGSGQLGNGSTSNSTTPVQVASSLTFRSVTAGTAHTCAITTGGAAYCWGSNTNGKLGAGPDVSQSSVPIAVAGGFSYSTISAGVDHTCGIATPSNEVLCWGSRNQGQVGGTPTVGAYFTPQRVPPPGSSSPALRASRRP